The Rufibacter sp. DG15C region AGAAGACTCCCTGCAAGCTCATACTAATTCTTTATTTTTGTCTGATATATCCTCTACAGAAACGCTATTTGGCGTACAGGTACCATGGCTAAAAACCAAAGCACTTCGTCGTTTACGTGGGCAGACGCCCGATGGCTTTTCTTGAAGCTATGCATCACGCTTTTTCTGGTGACTGTCTTGTGGGTACTAGCCTATAGATGGATTGATCCGCCTGTTACGCTGTACATGCTCTCAAAGCGCTCAGAACCAGCCCCAAAAACGCAAAAGACTGAAGAAATACAATACAAGTTCGTGGAACTGGAGGAGATGTCCATGCAGCTGCCTTTGGCTGTCATTGCCGCCGAGGACCAACTCTACCTCACCCACAACGGTTTTGATTTCAAAGCCATAAAAAAGGCGTTTGAGACCAACATCAACAGCAAGAAAACGGTAGGCGGCAGCACCATTAGCCAGCAGGTAGCCAAAAACGTCTTTCTTTGGCACGGCCGTAGCTATCTGCGCAAAGGCGTGGAGATGTACTTTACCTTTCTCATTGAAGTGCTCTGGGGAAAGGAACGCATCATGGAAGTCTACTTGAACATAGCCGAAATGGGGGACCATGTCTTTGGTGTGCACGCAGCCTGCCAGAAATTCTACAACACCACCCCAGAAAAAATAGGCAGACAACAAGCCGCTTTGATTGCCGCCTCCTTGCCCAACCCCATCAAATACTCGGTGGCAAATCCTAACGGGTACATGCTGCGCAACCGCCGGCGCATTGTGCGCAACATGGGCAGGTTAGGAGGTACCGAATACATTAATAAATGGCTCCAATGGAAAAAATAATGCGCTCCCGTCTTACCCTGACGTCTCTTGGCTTGCTACTGTGCTTTAGCCTGAGTTTCTGTACTACAAAAGTGCCCTCCGTTTCTACAGTGCAGCCAGAGATTCAACGCATCATGGATGACCAAAGCCAAGCCTGGAACCGCGGCGATTTGGAAGGCTTTATGGCTCATTACTGGAAGTCTGACTCACTTGTATTCATCGGCAAAAGCGGACCTACCTATGGATGGCAGAAAACCTTGGAGAATTATCAGAAAGGCTATCCCAACAAAGACGCCATGGGGCAACTGAAGTTTACCTTACTTAAAACAGATGTCCTTAGCCCCGAAACGCTTTTTGTGGTGGGCAAATGGCACTTGACCAGAACCATTGGAGATGTGGGTGGCCACTTTTCTTTGGTATTCAAAAAAATCAATGGCCAATGGAAAATTATTGCTGACCATTCTAGTTAACTACCTAGGCTTCTGTACTAGTTGTGGTTTCTAACGATATGAAAGGGAAGGAGCCATTTATTCATTTTTCAGGCTTTCATTTACCAAATAGCTTGAAATAAAACTGCCTCGTTTTTGCCTTGATTTCTAAAAAACAGGCCAAAAACGAGGCAGTTTTTCATTATGTGATTTCTTAACCTTTGATTCCCCGGGTGTCTTTGCTGACAGGGGCAGGGGTTTGCGTGGTGGAGGTACCGGGCGCATCACTGGTGTCAATGTCTTTCTGCTCTTCCACTTTCTGTATTTCTTCTTGGAAGATAAGACCCGTGTCTGCCGCGTGCTTGGCAGCAGCGGCGGTGTCTTTGACTAAGATCATATCCACGGTGCCTTTCAATTCTTCCGTGATCACGTTTACAATCTCGGCACGCTCTGGCAACTCAACATCCCGTATGTACACGCAAATGATTCTGCCCGGAAACTCTTTAATCACTTCCTTGTAAATGGGGGCGTCCTGCTGACCACTATCGCCAATTAAAACAAAGTTGAGGTGCGGATAGGTGAGCAGGATGTTCTGTATCTCCTTGAACTTGTGGCTCATGTGGTCACTGCCAAAGAACTTGTTCTGCATCAGGCCAAAATCGCGCAACAATAAAGGCCCCGCCGGAATGTCATTGATGTCCAGGAAATCATGCAACAGGTCATACATGTTCCAGGGGCTGCTGCTCACATAAAAGAAAGGATTGTTGCGCTTGCCGTTTTTACCTAGTTGCAAGGAACGGTAAAAGACAGAAACTCCGGCAAACGGTAGCCGCGTGCGGGCATTGTTCATGAACACGTGCTTTGACATCATCATCACGTCTGTGGCAGAGGTTAGCACAATGGTGTCATCAATGTCTGAGATGATGCCGTATTCGGCGTCTGGCGGCGGCACCAGCACGTGGGCTTTGGCCATGACACCAGGCTCAAAGGAAGCTACGTTGGCAGCGTGCAACTCTACTTCCATCTCATGCCAGATATCCTCCAGTTGCAGAGGCGTCTTCGGCTCCAGGTTTAGCATAAAATACCCTTCGCGGTCAGTTGAGATGGTGTATTCCTGCTCCTGGAAATTCACCTTGATGGTGGCATCCCGCACTTCGTCACTTTCAAAACGGCGGTACATGTTCTCCAGGTTCTTCCAGAGGGTGTCATTGTCTTCTGCAGCCGTAACGCCTTTGTTGGCCAGCACGCGCCCTTTCAAATAAAGGCGGTTTACGGTGCCGTAGCTTCTGTAAGGTACAATATGCAAAGGCTTATACAGATCCAGGCTATTGCGCAGGCGCTGCATCAAATTATCCAGGGAATCGTCTGTTTTTTGTAAATAGCTACTGAGGGATTTTTTCCAATCTAGCATAAGGGCACGTGTCTGGTTGATAGTTGAAAGAGGTACGCAACAGCGAATGGTAAAGATATTTCTGTTACTATAAGAGAGGTAAGGACGTTCGTTTTGGGCCTGATTTCTAGAAAACAGGCCCAAAACGAAGTAGAAACTATAGCAATCCCAAGTCTCGTTTAAACTGGTTGTAATTGGCCTTTGCCTTAGGCGTAGTGCTGCAACCTGCTTCTTTGGCGCGGGCCTGTATCTCTGCAATGCGGTTGTCTGGATTAGGGTGGGTGCTGATAAACTCTGGAATGTTGCCACTCTGCGCCAGGGATTGCATTTTCTGGAAGAAGCCAGCCGCTCCATCACAGGCGTAGTACTTGGTGGCAGCCAGGTATTTGACAGAATAATCATCAGACTCGCGCTCATAGTCCCGGCTGAATTTAAGCCCGGCTAATCTACCCGCCACCTGTCCAGCTATCTGTTGCATTTCACCAGAGCTTTCATTCAAGACCAAGGATAGCAAAAAATTGATGCCGTATTGTTTCTGCAGTTGTTTGACCGTATGACGCTGATCTGCGTGGGCAATCTCATGGCCCAATACCCCAGCCAACTGGTCCTCGGTGTCCAGGTACTTGATGAGGCCGGTAAAGACATAAATATGACCGCCAGGTGTGGCAAAGGCGTTTAGGTTTTCGGGGTCATTGATGATTTTCACATCCCAGGCAAATTCGTCCTTGTAGCTAACGGCGCCTGAGGCCAGCAAACGGGCCACCATTTTGTCTAAATGTACATAGGCGCGTTGTACGCCAGGGTTGGCCGAGTTTCTATCCAACAATTGGCCGTTGGCGCGGTACGTGGAATCTACTTCCTGAGACACCTGGGCTCCCAATTTTACATCATTGTCAATCCCGAATAGGACGCGGTCACCATTTTTATCTGAGGAGCAGCTGGTCGTGAAGAAGGCTAAAGTTAGAAGGCAGCAGGAGGCAAGCCGAAGAATATTCTGGTGCATGGCGCAAGTACGTTTGAATAAGAAGATATAGGTTGTGCCCTATGTACGCAAAGAGCCCAAGAAAGATAGAAGTAGGGTCCAGGAAGAATGCCGAGAGAAACCGTTTTTGGCTTGTTTTCTGGAAATGAGGCTACAACCGATAGGCAAAACTTTTGAGGGCTCAGGCAGTTTAAGAGTAGAAATTCAACTGGTTCCTTATGGCAACATCCTTGACGCACGCCGAAATTTACGCTGACGTAGCCGCTTCTGCCCAGCAGGCTGGCTTACGCTACCTGCCAGACACCAAACCGGGCATTACCAGGCAAGCAAAAGGCAAGAAAACCGAGTACTTCTCTGCCAAAGGCGAAAAGATCACGGATGAGAAAACCTTGGAACGGGTGCAAAAACTGGTTATTCCGCCGGCTTGGACGGATGTCTGGATTTCGCCTTCGCCCAATGGGCACATACAAGCCACGGGCCGGGACGTGAAAGGCCGCAAGCAGTACGTGTACCACCCAGAGTGGCAGCAGACCAGGAGCGTCAATAAGTTTGGCCGCATGATGGCTTTTGCAAAGGCCTTACCGGGTATTAGGGAGCAGGTTGAAAAAGACCTCAGGCTGAAGAAATTGGAGAAGCGTAAAATTTTGGCCATTGTGGTTGAACTGCTAGACCATTCTTTTATTAGGATAGGCAACAAGACCTACGCCAAGGAAAACAAATCCTTCGGGCTGACCACCTTGCGCGACCGCCACGCCACCATTGAAGGCGACCACCTGCGGTTGGAGTTTGTGGGCAAGAAGGGAATCAAGCATGAGATCAGCATCAAAGACCGAAGACTGGCCAGATTGGTTAAGCAGTGCCAGGAGATACCGGGGTATGACCTGTTCCAATATTATGACGAGGAAGGCAACCGACAGACCCTGGAATCTGGCGACGTGAATGAGTACCTGCGTTCTCTAAGCGAGGAAGAGTTTACGGCCAAGGACTTCAGGACTTGGGGCGGCACGGTCACCATGGTAGAATGCCTGGAAACGGTTTTAGACCAGCACCCCGAAATTGAGAAGGAAGCCTCTGTGAAGGAAGCGGTGAAAATGGTAGCCAAAGAGCTCGGCAACACGCCCACCGTGTGTAGCAAATACTACATTCACCCAGAGGTAGTCAACCTGTTTAAGCAAGACAAGCTGATTGATTATTTGCGCAAGCATGATGCTAAAAAGAAGAAAGAGAATCCCTATCTTACCCGTACCGAAGAGTTTGTCATGAAGATGCTGCAAGAAGTGAAATAGCGCAAACTCTACTTGGTCGTTTTTGGCTTGTTTTCTGGAAAGCAAGCCAAAAACGACTGTACGCCACCTCCCCCTTTCTATTCAAGTTTTATAAAAAGTTAGGGAATGATTCCTCTTGAAAACGCGCGCCTTGTGCTGCAGCCGCTCACCAAAGAGCAGCTGAGCTTGTATCTTTTGAACGACGGATCCTTAGAAAAACAACTAGGAGTGGGCTATACTCCCAAAGCCATCAACCACGACCTAAAGGACGGCTTAGAACGGCATTTTCTGCCCTTAGTGGGCAGCCACCCTACAGACTTTTATTTTTACACGCTGTGGTCCATTGTGCTCAAAGAAGAAAATGTCCTGGTAGGCGACCTCTGTTTTAAGGGCGCGCCAGATGAAGAAGGACACATTGAGATTGGCTATGGCACCTATGACCATTACCAGAACAAAGGCATCATGACCGAGGCCGTTGCCCTGCTGCTGACTTGGTGTAAAACGCGCCCAGAGATTAAAACCGTCCTCGCCGAAACGGAGACGGGCAACACTGCCTCAGAGAAAATCCTACAGAAAAACGGCTTCACCTGCTATCACAAAGGCCGCGACAACAGTTGGTGGAAAATTTCCTTACGAAACCAGTGATTACAGTCCTTCGCGATCAAAGGCGTGGATGGAGACGTCTCTGGTTTTCTTGACTTTGGTTTCCTTGCCACCTTCTACTTCAATGCCGATGCGGGTGTCATAGACCCTGGTTTTTTTGCTTGCGCCGCTGACTGAGGACTCGTCTTTGACCTCATCTTCAGCCACGCCTCCGTAGATGTTGACCAAGATGCCTTTTCTGGCTTTACCGGTGAGCTTGAAATTGTCTTTGCCGCCTAAGCCATGCAAGGTGATGCTTTTAGTTTCTTGGGGCAGAAACGTGCGTTCATAGGAGAGGACGGGCTTTTTCTTGTCATCCTCGGGTACTTGAAACACCTGCACCTTGGTTTTTCCGTCTTCCTGGCGCTCCACTACAAATTCTTCCACTTGGTCGGTGCCCGGGACTAATACATGTTGGGCGTACAAGGCGTACATCTGTTCCGCTATCTGCGGCAGCTGGTCTCTTCTTGATTTAAGGTTGCTGGTAATTTCTTCGCCGGTAAGATTATAAACTGCCAGTGGAAGTTCTGAGACTGCTTTTTCAATGACTGCATCCGTTAATTGGCTTTGCAGTTGTTTTGCCTGGGTTTGCCATTGCTCCAGGGTCATTTCATTTAAACATTGGTTGTCTATGAAGTGGGCGTTTTGCAAGTAGCCTTTGACGTTGGAGACGCCTGGCTTGAAGGTTTTCATTTTACTGAGCGGCGCCCAGCTTCTGCTGGCCAACCACGGCACAATGCCGTCGCTAAACTTAAAGAAAGCCTGGTCGCGGTCTTTGGGAACAGGGGCATAGGTATACTTATCACCGTTTTCATAAACAGCCCACTGCCACTGGCCCTGGTGTCGGTCCCAATCACCTATGAGTACATCAAATAAGCGGGCTTTGGCGAAGGCGTTTTGGTCTGGGAGGTGGCCATGTTGGGTGAACCTGTTTTCCAAAAACTCCTCAGAACTGACCAGGTTTTTGGCCTTCCCAAAATAGTCTGTCAATGACTCCTTGCCTTCAAATTTTTCCTCTAGCAGAAAAACGCGGTCACTAAACTCTGACACATTCTCCACTAGGCCTTTCACATCCTTAGGCACATAAAAATAAATAGGATGGCTATGCGGAATCTTAGCCCCGATGGCCAAAGAAGAAACCACTGCCGCACCAAAAGGATGGGCCGCCGAAGTCTGGTCCCTTAAAATATTGGTGAGAAAGGTGTTGCGTAAGCCTTTGGGGAGGATGTCAGCTGGGTTCTTATCTACGGAGCGTAATGCGTACTGCCGGCCGTCTTTGTTTTTAAGAGTGAGACTGGTGGTTTGAAAACCGCCGCCCAATTCATCTGGAGTGAGGCCACCGTGCGTTTTGGCTAAGTCTAGGACAGGAAGCGTCACGGGTTGGGCCCACACCTTGCGGTAGTGCTTTCCCCACCAGAGGCGGTGCCACCAGCCTTTATCATATTGTTTTCCGGCCACCACCAAAGCAGAGTCATAAGTGGCTCCTGGGGTACGCACTACATTGCCTGCCAGCGCTGTTTCTTGGAAATAGTTTTTCTTGGCACACCCCGTTAGCAGGGCTCCCACCAAAAAAAGAAAGAGTAGGTATTTCAGCATTCTAGTAATATTCGCCAATGGCTATACTTTGCCATGGCCGTAAAGGTTGTCTAATGCCCAACAATACAGATGCGTTTAGGTTTTTACCCAAGCTTACAGTGAAGGAAGCAAAACTTGTGTATAGGGATTCTGGTATAAGTACGTATTCATGAAAAAGGCTTCTACTTTAAACCGGCTCTGGGCTAGGTTCACTTTTATAGGCATTGTCCTAACTCTTTCGCTAGGCAGTCAAACTCCCGCTTGGGCTCAAGCTTCCAAAGACTCTACCATTGTGGTGGCGGCTGCCGCGCACTATCTAAAAAACCCGTTTCATAGATTTTGGTGGGGAAAGCACTACCGCAAGGTGTGGGCAGAGCCTGTGCAAGTACCCGTATTGCGCTTGGACCAAATGCGCAGCGGCTTAATTCCTTTAGAACAAGGCGGAAGCTTCCAGACCAGAACCCTTCGGCTGAAGGATAAGGAGGGGAAGGAGTATGTGCTACGCTCCATTGACAAAGACCCGGCGCGCGCCTTGCCAGAGTTCTGGCGGAAAACCTTTCTGGCGTCGGTGATGCGGGATCAGACCAGTGTCATTCACCCGTACGGGGCCTTTCTGGTACCTGCCTTGGCCAGTGCTGCCAAAGTCAACCACACCAACCCACAACTGGTGTACATAGCAGATGACAAAGCCTTAGGAGAGTTCCAGGGAGTGTTTGCCAACCAGTTGGCTTTGTTGGAAGAGCGACCAGAAGGCCCCTGGCCAACGCTAGAAAGCTTCGGGAATGCCAAGGAGGTCATCAGTTCTAGCAAAGCCTTTGAACAGCTCATCAAAGATCCTAAATTCCAGGTAGATGCCAAGCGTTATCTGCGGTCCAGGCTATTTGATATGTGGGTAAGCGACTGGAGCCGAAGGGAAGACCAGTGGCGCTGGGGCGTGCACAAGCAAGGCAAGCAAACTATCTTTGAACCTATTCCCAGAGACCGTGACCACGCCTTCTTTAAGTTTAAGGACGGGGTGCTCACGTCTATTATCACGCTCTTCAAAGCTAATTACCAAAGCTTTGACCATACCATTAGTAGAAGTAATGTGAATGGCCTTACCAAGAGCTCCAGAAGGATGGATGCTTATTTTCTGGCGTATCTAACCGAGCAGGATTTTAAGGAAGTGGCGCAAGAACTGCAAGGTAATCTGACTGACCAAGCCATTGACCAAGCTATTGCTCAATGGCCCTCCCAGATACAGGCTTTGTCTGGGCAGGAATTCTCTCAAAAGTTAAAAGAAAGGAGAGCCGACCTACCCGAAGCCGCGAATGCTTTTTACAAACTAATCAATCAGGAGGTGCTGCTGCCCGGCACCGATGAGAAAGATGTGTTTGAAATTGAGTTGCATCAGAACGGCGACCTGACGGTAAAGGTCTTCGCCCAACACAAAAAAGACAGCACGCAGCTTATCCATCAAAAAACGTTTAAGCCTCATGAAACCGCTTCTTTGTCTATCTATGGATTAGGTGATGAAGACATGTTTCTTGTCAAAGGACAAGGCAAAAACCAAATCAAAGTGAAGCTGTACGGCGGTGAAGACGAGGACCAGGTCAAAGCTACCGAATCCTGGAAACCAACCGGTCAAAAGATTCTCATCATGGATGAGGAGGATGGCAACCAATACCCCAAGGTGAAAGGCATAGACATCAAAGAGCACACCCCAGTGGCTGACGAGTTCACTGGGAAAGGTTGGCTCTTGCGGCACAGGTTGCACTAAAGTAAAATTCGTTTTTGGCCTGTTTTCATGGAAACAGGCCAAAAACGAATTTAGAAAATCAGAACTTTGTCCGTGTGTTTGGTTCTCAGGTAACCTCTCAAAATCTGCTGGGTGTCTTTGTTGTCATTGTAACGTTTAATGACATCCAGAAAATCTTCCAAGCTAGAGGCGCTAAAGGACTCATCCACGTACCCGAAGCCCCGGTAACTACCATTCTCCACTACTACTACCGACTTCTCGTCTGGCTGCCGTCCTTTGCCTATCACCACAAAATTGTCATGGTCATATTTGAAGGCGTCTAAGGCCATCTGCACGCGCTTGTTGTATTCTTCTGGGGCTTCCTTGCCAATACAGGCGCCGTTGCACTGGTGCACCTGGTAATCAAAACAAGCCCCATTGGATTTATACAGATCACAGAGCTTCTGGCAAAGGTTAAACTTGGCCACCCGACTGAACAAAAAGTTCTTGGCCTGGAATTGGTTGGCCAGCGTGATGACCGGCGCCATTTCAGTTTTGGCCTTCTGAAAGGTCATGCGCAGGTAACCGTCCTGGTCTGTGTAAGTGAAAATACCCGAATGATAGACACTGCGGCGTTGGGCACGGTTGTAAAAAGGTTTGCGCTTCTTAATCTCATCAGACTCAAATAACAAGGCCACCAACTCGCTGCCCGTGCGCTCATAGGTGATGCTGGCAATGCGGTTCTTGAACTCAATGGACTTCTTGCTCTTAAAGTCAATGCTAAAATGCTGGATAATCCGTTTTCTGATGCTCTTGCTTTTACCCACGTAGATAATCTCACCACTCTCATCATGAAAGTAATACACACCCGCCTCCAGGGGCAGTGCGTCTACCATTTCTCTAGAGATATTGGGTGGCAGCAGCGATGTTTTAATCTCCTTGGTCAAGGCAGAACCGCCATCCAATTTGTCATCCTGGTCGGCGTCAACTTTGGCTTGGTCTATTTTTAGAAGGCGGTCAAATAGAACGGCCGTCGCCTCAGCGTCGCCAATGGCGCGGTGACGCAGACGCAAGGGAATGTCAATGCTTTTGCAAAGCTTTCCCAGACTATAAGAAGGCAAACCAGGCATCAATTTCCGGCTAAGGCGCACGGTGCACAAGGTCTTCCGCTGAAAGTTAAACCCCAAGTCTGAGAATTCTTTTTTCAGGAAGGAATAGTCAAAGCGTACGTTATGGGCCACGAAGACTTTACCGTCAGTGATCTGCACAATGTCTTTGGCCACCTCATGGAACTTGGGCGCATCGCGCACCATCTCATCTGTGATGCCCGTGAGCTGGGAGATAAAGAAGGGGATGGGCCTTCCTGGGTTTATGAGCGTAGAATATTGGTCTACCACCTGGTTGCCGTCATGGATGAAGACTGCTATTTCAGTGATTCTGTCGTCTGAGGGTTGGCTACCAGTGGTTTCTATGTCTATGATGGCGTACACGCAACAAGGATTGGTGGTAAGGTAGCGGTGCTTCCGCTAGAGTTATAACCGAGGAATAGGCAATATCGTTTCATCTTGATATTACAACATGTACGGGAAAACGTCATAAAAAAAGCAGCCACCAGGGCTGCTTTTTCTGTCTCAAAAGGAGACGTACTATATCCAAATCTTAAATGCCGTTTTTCAGGCTGGTAATGGTCTGTTTAGCGGTCTGAATCTCCTGCTGCTGTTTCTGGATGATGTTTTTCACATCCATCGGCAATGCAGTGTCATTCAAGGCGTTGCTATAGGCTTTCAAAGCGGCCTCATCGCCGTTTTCGCATTC contains the following coding sequences:
- the mtgA gene encoding monofunctional biosynthetic peptidoglycan transglycosylase; the protein is MAKNQSTSSFTWADARWLFLKLCITLFLVTVLWVLAYRWIDPPVTLYMLSKRSEPAPKTQKTEEIQYKFVELEEMSMQLPLAVIAAEDQLYLTHNGFDFKAIKKAFETNINSKKTVGGSTISQQVAKNVFLWHGRSYLRKGVEMYFTFLIEVLWGKERIMEVYLNIAEMGDHVFGVHAACQKFYNTTPEKIGRQQAALIAASLPNPIKYSVANPNGYMLRNRRRIVRNMGRLGGTEYINKWLQWKK
- a CDS encoding DUF4440 domain-containing protein → MRSRLTLTSLGLLLCFSLSFCTTKVPSVSTVQPEIQRIMDDQSQAWNRGDLEGFMAHYWKSDSLVFIGKSGPTYGWQKTLENYQKGYPNKDAMGQLKFTLLKTDVLSPETLFVVGKWHLTRTIGDVGGHFSLVFKKINGQWKIIADHSS
- a CDS encoding App1 family protein yields the protein MLDWKKSLSSYLQKTDDSLDNLMQRLRNSLDLYKPLHIVPYRSYGTVNRLYLKGRVLANKGVTAAEDNDTLWKNLENMYRRFESDEVRDATIKVNFQEQEYTISTDREGYFMLNLEPKTPLQLEDIWHEMEVELHAANVASFEPGVMAKAHVLVPPPDAEYGIISDIDDTIVLTSATDVMMMSKHVFMNNARTRLPFAGVSVFYRSLQLGKNGKRNNPFFYVSSSPWNMYDLLHDFLDINDIPAGPLLLRDFGLMQNKFFGSDHMSHKFKEIQNILLTYPHLNFVLIGDSGQQDAPIYKEVIKEFPGRIICVYIRDVELPERAEIVNVITEELKGTVDMILVKDTAAAAKHAADTGLIFQEEIQKVEEQKDIDTSDAPGTSTTQTPAPVSKDTRGIKG
- a CDS encoding M48 family metallopeptidase yields the protein MHQNILRLASCCLLTLAFFTTSCSSDKNGDRVLFGIDNDVKLGAQVSQEVDSTYRANGQLLDRNSANPGVQRAYVHLDKMVARLLASGAVSYKDEFAWDVKIINDPENLNAFATPGGHIYVFTGLIKYLDTEDQLAGVLGHEIAHADQRHTVKQLQKQYGINFLLSLVLNESSGEMQQIAGQVAGRLAGLKFSRDYERESDDYSVKYLAATKYYACDGAAGFFQKMQSLAQSGNIPEFISTHPNPDNRIAEIQARAKEAGCSTTPKAKANYNQFKRDLGLL
- a CDS encoding DNA topoisomerase IB; the protein is MATSLTHAEIYADVAASAQQAGLRYLPDTKPGITRQAKGKKTEYFSAKGEKITDEKTLERVQKLVIPPAWTDVWISPSPNGHIQATGRDVKGRKQYVYHPEWQQTRSVNKFGRMMAFAKALPGIREQVEKDLRLKKLEKRKILAIVVELLDHSFIRIGNKTYAKENKSFGLTTLRDRHATIEGDHLRLEFVGKKGIKHEISIKDRRLARLVKQCQEIPGYDLFQYYDEEGNRQTLESGDVNEYLRSLSEEEFTAKDFRTWGGTVTMVECLETVLDQHPEIEKEASVKEAVKMVAKELGNTPTVCSKYYIHPEVVNLFKQDKLIDYLRKHDAKKKKENPYLTRTEEFVMKMLQEVK
- a CDS encoding GNAT family N-acetyltransferase encodes the protein MIPLENARLVLQPLTKEQLSLYLLNDGSLEKQLGVGYTPKAINHDLKDGLERHFLPLVGSHPTDFYFYTLWSIVLKEENVLVGDLCFKGAPDEEGHIEIGYGTYDHYQNKGIMTEAVALLLTWCKTRPEIKTVLAETETGNTASEKILQKNGFTCYHKGRDNSWWKISLRNQ
- a CDS encoding exonuclease domain-containing protein — encoded protein: MYAIIDIETTGSQPSDDRITEIAVFIHDGNQVVDQYSTLINPGRPIPFFISQLTGITDEMVRDAPKFHEVAKDIVQITDGKVFVAHNVRFDYSFLKKEFSDLGFNFQRKTLCTVRLSRKLMPGLPSYSLGKLCKSIDIPLRLRHRAIGDAEATAVLFDRLLKIDQAKVDADQDDKLDGGSALTKEIKTSLLPPNISREMVDALPLEAGVYYFHDESGEIIYVGKSKSIRKRIIQHFSIDFKSKKSIEFKNRIASITYERTGSELVALLFESDEIKKRKPFYNRAQRRSVYHSGIFTYTDQDGYLRMTFQKAKTEMAPVITLANQFQAKNFLFSRVAKFNLCQKLCDLYKSNGACFDYQVHQCNGACIGKEAPEEYNKRVQMALDAFKYDHDNFVVIGKGRQPDEKSVVVVENGSYRGFGYVDESFSASSLEDFLDVIKRYNDNKDTQQILRGYLRTKHTDKVLIF